Part of the Quercus lobata isolate SW786 chromosome 6, ValleyOak3.0 Primary Assembly, whole genome shotgun sequence genome, CCtctgttatctttttttttcccctttttacAGATGGTTCTTTTTAGCATATATAATTAGGCAACCTGATTGGAAGAGACATCAGCTTAAAACAACTAATTGAACTTTCCAAATTGTAAAACCTTGggaacaaaaaaactaaaagaccCACGGGGGGGGATGATCCTTAAGAGTCCAAGATTTATCACCCTAATTCTGTCCATGAGAAAAAAAGTTTCACACTAAAGAAACTGTCAACTCATTTTTCACATTCCACTTCATTTTCTTATGTGTAAGTAATAAAAACTTTCTGGAATAGGAGACCAGAGACTTCTACTATGCATCAGAATTCTGCAATATGGAACATGTGTATATTGATGAATGAGTGGATTTACCCTTGCTCCATTTTCCTGCACATAAAGGCTTTAATTTCATGGTATGTTCCCCATAGGTGACATGGTTTCCTGATAGTATTTTTTCAACTATTTCCAAAACGAGTTGGATAGGAAAGTTTATCACTTTACTGGGCAACTCATTGGCAGCAAGATCTATAATGAAAGCTTAATGAAGCTAATAGAACAGGTGTCCTAGTTGGCCATCATGGACCAAACATCTAGCATAGAGTTAAAGGACTGGCCTGTTATTGCCTAATTCAATAAATTTGAAGATTTGAGTTTAAATAGGGGCGTCAGATTAAGTGGTTGACATATTAAGCTCATTGGATACTTGAAAACCTATAAATTTGATGCCCTTTTATTAGCTTGGTTTATTTAGAAATTCAGACCATATTGATTTTTTGgtcactcccccccccccccccccacccaaaaaaaaaaaaaaaaatcggacattttttggtaaataaaaaataaatttgtatttgatgGTTTaccatgaagaaaaataattgtaagatttcttttttttttttacttataaaaagtAAGATGTAACTACTTTTCGATTAATAACACAATTGTTTTCCCACCCCATACTCTCTTTTTGTAAGTCCTGCATTAGATGTTTTGATCTATTTATCTTGGCTGGTTGTTGTTGGTTTAATAGGTAATATAAggattattctctctctctctctctctctctctctctctctctctctctctgtgtgtctGTGACAGATGTTAATTGGTCAAACAGGTAAGTAATGAGGTGGACTCTTGCAAATTGCAATCCccttttatttggtttagttatgtttgtgtttgtttctctgATTTTCCTTTTTGGCTAGATCTGCTCTACCAACTTTGGACTTTtctgtgtgtgtgcgcgcgcatCTTTTTACATTaaggttatttatttaaatgtccATCTATTTTTAGTTTTGGATGGCATTATGGTTgaggttttgaaacttgaaatttttttcctaatttttgttttataagcttttgttttttggattttactttGTGAATTCTTGATATAGTGGTCtgtggtattttttttcatttctcattcCATTTGATTTATAAATGCCCagtgggattttgggttttgtagcATTTAAAACCTTTCGTTTACAAATGGCTATACGAGTTGAACAGATTTCAAAACTGCAATAGCTGCACACGCTACAGTGTCTTCTGAGCTGTGACAAAACTGCTACCATGATTTGAGTCCTTTTGAGAGTGAAGGCCTGATTTGAGGAAGATGGCATATGAGAAATTGGATTGGACCAATATGGTCCCACCCCTATATAATAGGTTTTCTAAATGGATCAAGGTCTTCTCTTCTTCTGTGAATATGATCATGAGAAAGTAGTGTGGTGGTGTACTGATGTTAAGAGAAAGTCATGAATTATGGAATGAACGGGTTGTGCTAAGCTCTATGTGATTCCTTACCTTTTGCTGATTGGTAAAGTCATAAGCACAAAGATCTCATTGTGCATACAGGCCAATATCAGTGAGTTTGGTGACTGATgttatatgttttttatggttatGGTTATGgttctctttttgattggtaatTCTTTCATGTAATATATATCAATGGTTGCTTCTCTTACCATAATGAGCTGGAGAAATATTATGTAACCTTGTGGACAAGTCCAATTTTCTCTGGTTCTCCACTGTTGGCTCAAATGCAGATCTTGCCCTTCTTGTCTGCAGAGGAAAGAAAATATTCTGTAGAGtgattttcatattttttgcgAATATTTGATTGAATATATTAAGTAGACATTGATTTTACTGGCTCTTTTTTGTCctgatattttcttttttattggtgaGATTATGATTTTCTTGTTGTTTGTGTTTATCAGGTTAATTACGGAAACTTCATGCATGGACTAATGAAAGAGAACATCCAACTGAACAGGAAAGTTTTGTCAGAACTGTCTATGCATGAACCATATAGTTTCAAGGCCTTGGTAGACATCTCTCGGAATGCATTCCCCGGAAACAAGAATGTGGTGCTTCCTCCTAAAAAGGAAGGCATTTCAATTGTTTTGTAATTGCTGATTTAGACCACTCATCCTTCTCATTGCCTTTTTAAGATAATGGAACTGTTAtgagttggtttttttttttttttttttctttggcttttGGAACATCCcatgtaattttatttacacTTTCctaaattctttttgttctctcttcgcCTTCTCTTTCCCCCCCTGTGGTGATATAATTTTGCATCACTGGTATAAAAGAGCTCCAAATACTGGTAGCTTATTAAGCAGTTGAGAAATATCGACCTAAAATTCTGATATAAATTTGTCTCTCAAGTTTTTACTTCCTAAAGATTGTTGTTGATTTGTCTTAGTAAAATTTGTTggatttcttttctataaaattgctcttacatttaattttttttttttaaaacatattcAATATTGGCAAGCTATTATTTATACATGggatgtaaaataaaataaattatattgaCAATTTGAAAGTACAAAGAAATTAGAGtaattatatttgatttttcaaaaataatattttctttccaatatcTTAAAATAATGGAGACTTTGTTACTTGATTCTATTTCATTCCAACTTAAACAGTGTCAAGTTTTGATACTCATGACAGTTCTTTTATGGatacaatttttgtcacaatttatTAAAGTTATCAATTGTGAGTAGTGGATAATCACTCTTTAAATGAATCCatcattttttcttcattagTCCTAGTCAGCAAgttgtaagatttcttgaagATGATGAATTCGGACCACTTGTTGCTCCAACTCGCAGATTTCATAGTGGAACCAAGTCTGCTCTGTGTCTAGATGTTGGGTTTATTCCCAAGCAATTTGTAATATAATAAAGTAATCATTTATCACTTACAATCAAGCAATTTAACAAAATcgtaataaaaattgtatccctaaactttttcaaaaagagagaaaaccggtcaaaaaacttgaaaatagaCATTTTTTATGGACAAACATGACTTTTGTGGTCAAATGCTCCATTACCGatttactctcttttcttttcttgaccTCCAACCAAGCACTCTCGCAATGCCTTAGGTTTTGTTGTGGAAAAGCATGGTGCTCATTTTGAAAGAAAGAACATAGATTCGAATTTTGCTTGCgccaaaaaattttggtccaattAACAAGTACTCTTAAAGTATTTGTTAatagattatttttaaaaatttttgatactatttttatagaaaatataaaatgacaaaatttagctacaaaattgattgtaacctataaccttactcaatatctttttattaaatgtgaattttgacaaatctactattagattacatcttcttcctatatcctccatgcttgcaaatcaatagttatatcattaataaattatttaaattgtaaatttttaaagtttaaaattatgcataaaatataaacttatagattatatagtaaataatatccaattgataTAAAAATTTGACTTATGTATTAAGaatgtaaagaacatgcaattcaacgattagatttttaaaa contains:
- the LOC115950675 gene encoding uncharacterized protein LOC115950675, which produces MHKDRILKLAKGFRGRAKNCIRIARERVEKALQYSYRDRRNKKRDMRCLWIQRINAGTRQHGVNYGNFMHGLMKENIQLNRKVLSELSMHEPYSFKALVDISRNAFPGNKNVVLPPKKEGISIVL